From the Kitasatospora cathayae genome, the window CGGCGCGGACACCGGCCTGCTGGAGGCGCAGGAGAGCCTCGACCGGCTGGCCGGGCTCATGGACGCTCGCCGGACCTCGGCGAGGGGTGGCCACGACGGGTACACCGCGCCCGCTGCGCCGGTCCTGCTCGCCCTCCCCCATGACCCGTACCCTGCCAAGCTCAGCGTGGCTCGCGCGGTCTCGGCCAACAGCATGGTGTCCTACCGGGGCAACCTCTACGCGGTTCCACGGCATCTGCACGGTCACGCCGTGGAAGTGCGTCGAAGGCTCGGTGATCCCTTTCTGGCGATTGCGACTCCTCGCGGAAGGCTGATCGTTCAGCATGCACTGGCGCCCGACGGTGCCAGCCTGTCGGTTATCGGCCACCGGCACGGGATCAGCCTCGAACGCCCGCTCCCGGTACCGAGGCCGGCCTGCCACAGCAGGATGTACAGTCCGCCGTCCCCCGAAGCGCTCGCGGCGGCGGAGGCGCTCCGACAGGACGCCCGTCAGGAGGACGGATTAGAGCCCGGCCAACGGGCTGACGGTTCGCCGGGGCGGCCCGGCCGATCCTGGCGGTGGACGGGCGTTCTCGATCGGATCCGGAAGGAGCCGACCGAGGGTGACGAGCGCGTTTGCTCCGAGGCCGTGATCCACCTCGCGGCGCATCGGCAGCATGCCCCGACGACCTACCGGCGAAGCCACACCAACCTGGCGTGGCACCTGGACGGGACATCACGGAACCGGCAAGAACCGTCTGAGGGGGCATAGCGCGTACGCCCCGGCGTTGGACATGAGCACATCCAGTGTGAGGTCCAGCGTGTGGGTCGGCGGCGGCTGTCCGGCGCCGGGCAATCTCACGGACCGGCGACAATCGAAATGCCGGGAATAACCGAACTCCCCATCCCGCCTTCCAGGCCTCTGACGCCGGTCTTCCCTACGGTGACCCGGATGGAGTAGCGCAAAGTTGTATGAAGACTACTAGATTCGCCTTCGATTGCCGGAACGTCGATTCTCCGCACCACCCTGCCGGTCTGCGCGCCCTGCCGCCCACCCTTGGCGGTGGATTACGTTCCGTTCATGCCAGCGTCCCGTCGGCATGAACTCTTCTTTTCGGAGGGGATTCGGATGACCCGCCATCATCTTGCCGCCGGCGTCGTCGCCGTCGCCGTCGCATCCGGGGCCGCCCTCGCCCTCGCCCCCGCGGCACAGGCCGCGGAAGCTCCCGGGCTCCCGGTGCCGGCGTGTGCCGCCGATCTCAAGGCCGCGCTCGACAGCAACGCGGCGGCCCTCGACGCCGACTCCGTCGGCGACACCGCCGACGCTCGCACCCACAACCTCCGTACCCTCGTCATCCTGGCCGGAGCGAGGCTGGACTGCTTCTGCCAGCCGGCCCAGGTCCACGCGGACATCATCGCCGCGGCGACCGACGGCGTCCATGCGG encodes:
- a CDS encoding Mu transposase domain-containing protein — translated: MLTGEEYINICALRSRGLSIAAIARLLGRDRKTVSSYLSGKRTVGVRCSGRDEFERFIPYCRQRLQDDAHFQASALFAELVDLGYNGGYSTFTRALRTHQLRPRCPLCQRPPRTRPGRQDNAEEVHFRWFVFSDPPADWGNTHACILVGRLAPSQRWSAVLTEQIDLGHLVDSVDRVLRQFGGTGWRWRFDRTQPIHCPGGGKLTTALGKVAKHYGVVADLSPARRDADDEAIGQALVLWWQTIGADTGLLEAQESLDRLAGLMDARRTSARGGHDGYTAPAAPVLLALPHDPYPAKLSVARAVSANSMVSYRGNLYAVPRHLHGHAVEVRRRLGDPFLAIATPRGRLIVQHALAPDGASLSVIGHRHGISLERPLPVPRPACHSRMYSPPSPEALAAAEALRQDARQEDGLEPGQRADGSPGRPGRSWRWTGVLDRIRKEPTEGDERVCSEAVIHLAAHRQHAPTTYRRSHTNLAWHLDGTSRNRQEPSEGA